One window of Elaeis guineensis isolate ETL-2024a chromosome 11, EG11, whole genome shotgun sequence genomic DNA carries:
- the LOC105054049 gene encoding autophagy-related protein 13a isoform X2, with protein sequence MAESSRTEQIITQFYLKALHAILGSRIPHLHGDPSSSSAAVRVRKRDRWFNLALGDLPPALDHPHHSVMDPMIIDVILTPRAAPAAAEVVVERWTAQCESAPISWNHTPDSSSSFLFRRTYKKSILLLRSLYSFLRLLPAYRVFRMLSSSNQSYNYDLSYRVSSFAEPFSRVEERELKLHSFTPVETQFGQLVVSVQYRPTLSDFNIEVSSLLPSMIITDYVGSPAAEPMRAFPSSPYEGGARPMSFSLRGHRTSANPSAHRPHSWTSAPLAHHPMSSSPIPASDATFSPPDVYGNRISSQRPATHRKGSFSFDEFKLSPPFSPSPTPSPPAHGSSYLQSRLRSETAPVSIPQPPTGKSQVHRSPNLSDPTRSFLPPPSPRSMRTDLSSQNSPLESRSFRKSEGLRIGDTYSNMQLFTAQKSLKDGRDDSGRFSSVLSSGGSPRLGFSRSSSRLSIQDDLDDGDFSYPFAVDDVDTSDSQTRNLDRKEAPESVQASSHKSQDAAVGILVHMLKTAPPLRQDESYLSQSSRSELNREIGTSSLFMSRKTSDALEELQSYKEIKDILLSRSGTQLLESVQHRKE encoded by the exons ATGGCCGAATCCAGCCGGACCGAGCAGATCATCACCCAATTCTATCTCAAGGCCCTCCACGCCATCCTCGGCTCCCGGATCCCCCACCTCCACGGTGACCCCTCTTCTTCCTCCGCCGCCGTCCGCGTCCGCAAGCGGGACCGCTGGTTCAATCTCGCCCTCGGAGACCTCCCCCCGGCCCTCGACCATCCCCACCACAGCGTCATGGACCCCATGATCATCGACGTCATCCTCACCCCCCGCGCCGCCCCGGCCGCCGCCGAAGTCGTCGTCGAGCGCTGGACCGCCCAGTGCGAGTCCGCGCCGATTTCTTGGAACCACACCCCCGACagctcctcttcttttctctttcgaAGGACCTACAAGAAATCGATCCTCCTCCTCCGATCCCTGTATTCCTTCCTCCGCCTCCTCCCCGCCTATCGTGTTTTCCGAATGCTCAGCTCCTCCAACCAGTCCTATAATTACGATCTCAGCTATAGAGTTTCGTCCTTCGCGGAGCCGTTCTCGAGGGTGGAAGAGAGGGAATTGAAGCTGCACAGCTTCACCCCGGTGGAGACTCAGTTCGGCCAACTCGTGGTGTCGGTCCAGTACCGCCCGACCCTCTCGGACTTCAATATCGAGGTCTCGTCACTGCTGCCGTCGATGATCATAACCGATTACGTCGGTAGCCCGGCTGCGGAACCGATGAGAGCCTTCCCTTCTTCGCCGtatgaaggtggagcccggccgaTGTCATTCTCGCTGAGAGGCCATCGGACGTCGGCTAATCCTTCGGCCCACCGCCCGCACAGCTGGACGAGCGCGCCGTTGGCGCACCATCCTATGAGCTCGTCTCCTATTCCGGCTTCAGATGCAACGTTTTCGCCTCCTGATGTGTATGGGAATCGGATCTCGAGCCAGCGGCCGGCGACTCATAGGAAGGGTAGTTTTAGCTTTGATGAGTTTAAGCTCTCCCCGCCCTTCTCACCGTCGCCGACTCCGTCACCGCCGGCGCATGGCAGCAGTTATCTGCAGTCCCGTCTGCGCTCTGAAACTGCGCCGGTGAGCATACCGCAACCGCCTACGGGGAAGAGTCAGGTGCATCGCAGTCCTAATCTTTCGGATCCAACCAGAAGCTTCTTGCCGCCGCCATCTCCGAGGAGCATGAGGACGGATCTCTCGTCTCAGAATTCACCTTTGGAGAGTAGGTCTTTCAGAAAGTCGGAAGGGTTAAGGATTGGAGATACCTACTCAAACATGCAATTGTTTACAGCTCAGAAG AGCCTTAAGGATGGTAGGGACGATTCTGGAAGGTTCTCCAGTGTTTTGTCTTCTGGTGGTTCACCAAGGCTTGGGTTTTCAAGAAGCTCGAGCAGATTGTCGATCCAGGATGATCTTGATGATGGTGACTTCTCCTATCCTTTTGCTGTGGACGATGTTGATACATCAGATTCTCAGACTAG GAACCTTGATAGAAAGGAAGCTCCAGAATCTGTTCAGGCATCATCTCATAAATCACAAGATGCAGCTGTTGGCATTCTTGTTCATATGTTGAAGACAGCACCTCCATTGCGCCAAGATGAAAGCTATTTGTCCCAATCTTCAAGATCTGAGTTAAATCGAGAGATTGGCACCTCCAGTCTTTTCATGTCTCGGAAGACATCTGATGCACTGGAGGAGCTTCAAAGCTATAAAGAAATAAAGGATATTCTGCTTTCCCGGAGTGGAACTCAGTTACTGGAATCGGTGCAACACAGAAAAGAGTAG
- the LOC105054049 gene encoding autophagy-related protein 13a isoform X1, which translates to MAESSRTEQIITQFYLKALHAILGSRIPHLHGDPSSSSAAVRVRKRDRWFNLALGDLPPALDHPHHSVMDPMIIDVILTPRAAPAAAEVVVERWTAQCESAPISWNHTPDSSSSFLFRRTYKKSILLLRSLYSFLRLLPAYRVFRMLSSSNQSYNYDLSYRVSSFAEPFSRVEERELKLHSFTPVETQFGQLVVSVQYRPTLSDFNIEVSSLLPSMIITDYVGSPAAEPMRAFPSSPYEGGARPMSFSLRGHRTSANPSAHRPHSWTSAPLAHHPMSSSPIPASDATFSPPDVYGNRISSQRPATHRKGSFSFDEFKLSPPFSPSPTPSPPAHGSSYLQSRLRSETAPVSIPQPPTGKSQVHRSPNLSDPTRSFLPPPSPRSMRTDLSSQNSPLESRSFRKSEGLRIGDTYSNMQLFTAQKSLKDGRDDSGRFSSVLSSGGSPRLGFSRSSSRLSIQDDLDDGDFSYPFAVDDVDTSDSQTSRNLDRKEAPESVQASSHKSQDAAVGILVHMLKTAPPLRQDESYLSQSSRSELNREIGTSSLFMSRKTSDALEELQSYKEIKDILLSRSGTQLLESVQHRKE; encoded by the exons ATGGCCGAATCCAGCCGGACCGAGCAGATCATCACCCAATTCTATCTCAAGGCCCTCCACGCCATCCTCGGCTCCCGGATCCCCCACCTCCACGGTGACCCCTCTTCTTCCTCCGCCGCCGTCCGCGTCCGCAAGCGGGACCGCTGGTTCAATCTCGCCCTCGGAGACCTCCCCCCGGCCCTCGACCATCCCCACCACAGCGTCATGGACCCCATGATCATCGACGTCATCCTCACCCCCCGCGCCGCCCCGGCCGCCGCCGAAGTCGTCGTCGAGCGCTGGACCGCCCAGTGCGAGTCCGCGCCGATTTCTTGGAACCACACCCCCGACagctcctcttcttttctctttcgaAGGACCTACAAGAAATCGATCCTCCTCCTCCGATCCCTGTATTCCTTCCTCCGCCTCCTCCCCGCCTATCGTGTTTTCCGAATGCTCAGCTCCTCCAACCAGTCCTATAATTACGATCTCAGCTATAGAGTTTCGTCCTTCGCGGAGCCGTTCTCGAGGGTGGAAGAGAGGGAATTGAAGCTGCACAGCTTCACCCCGGTGGAGACTCAGTTCGGCCAACTCGTGGTGTCGGTCCAGTACCGCCCGACCCTCTCGGACTTCAATATCGAGGTCTCGTCACTGCTGCCGTCGATGATCATAACCGATTACGTCGGTAGCCCGGCTGCGGAACCGATGAGAGCCTTCCCTTCTTCGCCGtatgaaggtggagcccggccgaTGTCATTCTCGCTGAGAGGCCATCGGACGTCGGCTAATCCTTCGGCCCACCGCCCGCACAGCTGGACGAGCGCGCCGTTGGCGCACCATCCTATGAGCTCGTCTCCTATTCCGGCTTCAGATGCAACGTTTTCGCCTCCTGATGTGTATGGGAATCGGATCTCGAGCCAGCGGCCGGCGACTCATAGGAAGGGTAGTTTTAGCTTTGATGAGTTTAAGCTCTCCCCGCCCTTCTCACCGTCGCCGACTCCGTCACCGCCGGCGCATGGCAGCAGTTATCTGCAGTCCCGTCTGCGCTCTGAAACTGCGCCGGTGAGCATACCGCAACCGCCTACGGGGAAGAGTCAGGTGCATCGCAGTCCTAATCTTTCGGATCCAACCAGAAGCTTCTTGCCGCCGCCATCTCCGAGGAGCATGAGGACGGATCTCTCGTCTCAGAATTCACCTTTGGAGAGTAGGTCTTTCAGAAAGTCGGAAGGGTTAAGGATTGGAGATACCTACTCAAACATGCAATTGTTTACAGCTCAGAAG AGCCTTAAGGATGGTAGGGACGATTCTGGAAGGTTCTCCAGTGTTTTGTCTTCTGGTGGTTCACCAAGGCTTGGGTTTTCAAGAAGCTCGAGCAGATTGTCGATCCAGGATGATCTTGATGATGGTGACTTCTCCTATCCTTTTGCTGTGGACGATGTTGATACATCAGATTCTCAGACTAG CAGGAACCTTGATAGAAAGGAAGCTCCAGAATCTGTTCAGGCATCATCTCATAAATCACAAGATGCAGCTGTTGGCATTCTTGTTCATATGTTGAAGACAGCACCTCCATTGCGCCAAGATGAAAGCTATTTGTCCCAATCTTCAAGATCTGAGTTAAATCGAGAGATTGGCACCTCCAGTCTTTTCATGTCTCGGAAGACATCTGATGCACTGGAGGAGCTTCAAAGCTATAAAGAAATAAAGGATATTCTGCTTTCCCGGAGTGGAACTCAGTTACTGGAATCGGTGCAACACAGAAAAGAGTAG
- the LOC105054349 gene encoding vacuolar iron transporter homolog 2-like gives MAFCLGSHIHAAPSTLPPNPKQDAETQITIPSQLHDPESIQPVAVDYAARAQWLRAAVLGANDGLVSVASLMIGVGAVNQTAKAMLVSGLAGLVAGACSMAIGEFVSVYAQYDIEVAQMERESLESSGSEAGKEKESLPNPLMAAGASALAFGMGALLPLLAGGFIRSWGVRVGVVCAVSSLGLAGFGAAGAVLGGANVSKSALRVLLGGWLAMLVTFGVLRLFGLAFKMHVSSA, from the coding sequence ATGGCATTTTGTCTTGGCTCCCACATCCATGCAGCCCCCTCCACGCTTCCTCCAAATCCAAAGCAAGATGCCGAAACCCAAATCACCATTCCATCCCAACTCCATGACCCTGAATCGATCCAACCTGTGGCCGTAGACTACGCGGCCCGAGCCCAGTGGCTACGTGCTGCCGTCCTCGGTGCCAACGACGGCCTCGTCTCGGTAGCGTCTCTGATGATCGGTGTAGGGGCCGTGAACCAGACTGCCAAGGCGATGCTCGTGTCGGGCCTGGCCGGCCTCGTCGCGGGTGCTTGCAGCATGGCCATCGGCGAGTTCGTCTCGGTCTACGCTCAATATGATATCGAGGTGGCCCAGATGGAGCGAGAGAGCCTCGAGAGCAGCGGTAGCGAAGCCGGCAAGGAGAAGGAGAGCCTGCCGAACCCTCTAATGGCTGCCGGGGCCTCGGCGTTGGCGTTTGGGATGGGGGCCTTGCTGCCTTTGTTGGCAGGAGGGTTTATAAGGTCATGGGGTGTGAGAGTTGGGGTGGTGTGTGCTGTGAGTAGCCTGGGGTTGGCCGGGTTTGGTGCGGCCGGGGCCGTCCTGGGTGGAGCCAATGTTTCCAAGTCTGCGCTTAGGGTTTTGCTTGGGGGATGGTTGGCTATGTTGGTCACCTTTGGGGTTCTTAGACTGTTTGGGCTTGCTTTCAAGATGCATGTCTCCTCAGCTTAG